The Ostrea edulis chromosome 1, xbOstEdul1.1, whole genome shotgun sequence genomic sequence ACATTAGTCTCATATGCCTTCCTTCAGATGGGGTTCATTACATATACTAGAAGATACATCTTTTATAATTTGACATCCGTTAAATGTGTGACTTTCATTGTTGCTCTGTCCAACATCATCGAAGGACTGACGTCACTTTCACGTCATATATCTGAAGACATGAACGGTATAGTCAGAATGTACAATTGCTCATTTGTATCTAATACACCAGGACGACGCTTTGCGAGGGCGATAGATCTCTTTAGAGCACCCATATCCCTTGAATTTTCTATTCTAGCAACCACAGTGGTTCTCGCATTGAGATCGGGAAGTGGATGGACCATGGAAATAAACCGCGTAGAATTGATCGCCACTTATAGATATTTTCGGAGAAGAATTGCTATGGTATTGAACATTATTATAAGCGTGGTTGtcaatttgataattttggtaACTGACGTTACTTGGGTGGTGTGGCCACACAATAAGATAGGTGGAGATATTCACCACTACGCCGTACTCACACAGAAAGGTCTTGCATTATTGCATGTTTTAATCATTCACTACTGTCTCTTTAAAAAACTGAATTTACAGATACGAAATACTATGCTGAACTTCAATGatatatcattgttaataggTGCAGCTGCTGTCGTTGTTTATATCATGATATCACACGTCATCGCCTATCTTGATGTGCCATTTGTTGTGTTAAACTTTCTCTTCACATTTTACCAAACAAATTTCCTTCTTTACGGAAGACGAATAGCGTATGCGGAAGTTGACAATATTTCTTCGTATACTCTTAAAGGAAGTCTAGCAACTTTGATTGGAATTAATATGACGTCATGGTTTAATAATTCATTTTTCACGCTTATAAATATATCTCGCTGGAAGCCAATACCGTTGATCAAAGATAACAACTACATTCTCTATATGATTTACCCTTTCTTGGCATATTTCCGATTTCAGTCTTCAATGGAACTTCT encodes the following:
- the LOC125680420 gene encoding uncharacterized protein LOC125680420, which produces MRSISSDGTSVYEEMGFSLAASVFGGILIVPIVFYGVLPGTYILSSKITLGINVSTRMLGLATMIYMVLSLVRGRRDWILSTNHSLVRRIRLGFLWVFCVLKCTTSVMHSLLRIFCLKGEGMPSSVIAVLLVESSTLVSYAFLQMGFITYTRRYIFYNLTSVKCVTFIVALSNIIEGLTSLSRHISEDMNGIVRMYNCSFVSNTPGRRFARAIDLFRAPISLEFSILATTVVLALRSGSGWTMEINRVELIATYRYFRRRIAMVLNIIISVVVNLIILVTDVTWVVWPHNKIGGDIHHYAVLTQKGLALLHVLIIHYCLFKKLNLQIRNTMLNFNDISLLIGAAAVVVYIMISHVIAYLDVPFVVLNFLFTFYQTNFLLYGRRIAYAEVDNISSYTLKGSLATLIGINMTSWFNNSFFTLINISRWKPIPLIKDNNYILYMIYPFLAYFRFQSSMELLEFYRKI